The proteins below are encoded in one region of Nitrosomonas ureae:
- a CDS encoding efflux RND transporter periplasmic adaptor subunit yields the protein MSSMIKSALAGIALLVTLAAGYWWGYTQSQTAVTTTATAITHAERKILYYRNPMGLPDTSPVPKKDPMGMDYLPVYDGDEAPSDQRIVAISTEKVQKLGVRTETAELRELIRTVRAVATVQTDERKQYTVVTKFEGWIQRLYVNTTGQAVRKGDALMDVYSPDLIAAQQEYLIAARGLQSVVDGDPDVRAAMQRLVTSALQKLRNWDVAESEVRHLQQTGEVRQYLTLRSKADGVVLEKKVIEGQRFMPGEVLYQIADLSSVWILADVFEQDLGMIHSGQPVTLRVDAYPDKIFNGEVAFINPVVTPETRTAIVRIVLANPDGLLKPAMYARAEFASFHRKDKVLTVPDSAVLDTGTRRVVLVDLGTGRYEPRTVKLGMHADGYAEVLGGLRAGEAVVVKANFLIDAESNFKSALNSFGHTTYYPVSGEQEIAPSSAVLSASPVQYRGEGSIEAIDFAHATVTLAHGPIASLKWPAMVMDFRVQEPLLLQAFKPGQKVIFEIAEESAGEFVIVRIQPADTFHDH from the coding sequence ATGTCATCCATGATTAAATCGGCTTTGGCCGGAATCGCGTTGCTAGTCACGCTGGCCGCAGGCTACTGGTGGGGTTATACGCAATCGCAAACAGCCGTAACAACGACAGCAACAGCAATAACCCACGCAGAACGCAAGATCCTGTATTACCGTAACCCAATGGGATTGCCAGATACTTCTCCGGTGCCTAAAAAAGACCCGATGGGAATGGATTATCTGCCGGTTTACGACGGTGATGAAGCGCCCTCGGATCAGCGCATTGTGGCCATCAGCACCGAAAAAGTGCAAAAACTCGGCGTGCGTACCGAAACGGCGGAATTACGTGAACTGATACGTACCGTGCGCGCCGTGGCAACAGTGCAAACGGATGAACGCAAGCAATACACGGTAGTGACCAAGTTTGAAGGATGGATACAACGGTTGTACGTAAACACCACGGGACAGGCGGTCAGAAAAGGGGATGCGCTGATGGATGTCTACAGCCCTGATTTGATCGCCGCACAACAGGAATATCTGATCGCTGCGCGCGGTTTGCAATCCGTTGTCGATGGCGATCCGGATGTGCGCGCCGCGATGCAACGGCTGGTTACCAGCGCATTACAAAAGCTGCGCAACTGGGATGTCGCGGAAAGTGAAGTGCGGCATTTGCAGCAGACCGGTGAAGTTCGTCAGTACCTGACGCTGCGTTCTAAAGCTGATGGCGTGGTGCTGGAAAAGAAAGTCATTGAAGGGCAACGTTTCATGCCAGGAGAAGTGCTGTATCAAATTGCCGATTTGTCGAGTGTGTGGATACTGGCCGATGTATTCGAACAGGATCTGGGCATGATTCATTCCGGCCAACCGGTAACTCTGCGCGTGGATGCGTATCCGGACAAAATTTTCAACGGTGAAGTGGCTTTTATTAATCCGGTGGTGACACCGGAGACGCGCACCGCCATCGTACGCATCGTGCTGGCCAATCCCGATGGCCTATTGAAGCCCGCCATGTATGCACGTGCCGAATTTGCATCGTTTCACCGCAAGGATAAAGTGTTGACCGTACCGGATTCAGCAGTGCTGGATACCGGAACCCGGCGCGTTGTCCTGGTGGATCTGGGGACGGGACGCTATGAGCCGCGCACGGTCAAGCTGGGCATGCATGCCGATGGCTATGCCGAGGTGCTGGGTGGGCTTCGAGCCGGTGAGGCCGTAGTGGTCAAGGCCAATTTCCTGATTGATGCGGAAAGCAATTTTAAAAGTGCGCTCAACAGTTTTGGCCACACGACGTACTACCCGGTATCCGGCGAGCAGGAAATCGCACCCAGCTCGGCGGTATTATCCGCTTCCCCAGTGCAATATCGCGGTGAAGGTAGCATAGAGGCGATCGATTTTGCTCATGCGACGGTCACCCTTGCACATGGTCCGATAGCCAGCCTGAAGTGGCCAGCCATGGTGATGGATTTTCGCGTTCAAGAACCGCTGTTACTGCAAGCATTCAAACCGGGTCAGAAAGTCATTTTTGAAATCGCCGAAGAATCGGCGGGCGAGTTTGTCATTGTGCGCATTCAACCCGCAGATACGTTTCACGATCACTAG
- a CDS encoding endonuclease domain-containing protein — protein MQPYKSTLKPFSRTLRSNLTDAEQLLWSKLRRKQILGVQFYRQKPLANYIVDFYCAAANLVIELDGSQHFEPDHQASDAERDRILESLGLRVLRFDNRQVMQELDAVMRVVFDAVEKGIPLGIPPSPPFSKGSGI, from the coding sequence ATGCAACCCTACAAATCCACCCTAAAACCCTTTTCCAGAACCTTGCGCAGCAACCTGACCGACGCCGAACAATTGCTCTGGTCAAAATTGCGCCGCAAGCAAATTCTAGGCGTGCAGTTTTACCGCCAGAAACCCTTGGCCAACTACATCGTCGATTTCTATTGCGCCGCGGCTAATCTCGTCATCGAACTGGACGGCTCGCAGCATTTTGAACCGGATCACCAGGCCAGCGACGCGGAACGAGACCGGATATTGGAATCACTGGGTTTACGGGTGTTGCGCTTTGACAACCGACAGGTTATGCAAGAACTGGATGCGGTAATGCGGGTGGTTTTTGATGCGGTGGAGAAGGGAATCCCTCTTGGAATCCCCCCTAGCCCCCCTTTTTCAAAGGGGAGTGGAATATGA
- a CDS encoding TolC family protein — protein MNRAGIVAIAWVATTITAHVQAQGEASKTGSLVFTHSAATHEFSTVSQLGNTPLLPGLIREALENNPEIQAAQQERIAAQQRIAPAEALDDPMLEAGVINAPLASSPFNREDMTMKMIGLSQRLPFPGKRGLRKEVASKDAQAIEYGYQETVNRVIHNLKTAYFDLGLTREIFQLVEKNRQTLEYFLRIAEERYQVGQGSQADVLKAQTQVSRMLDRLLELEREQPVFEAELMRALGRSTQTEVLVPVLLHIQETPLSMEMLQQEAMLQRPQLLALQSLIARNEKSVDLARRASYPDFDVRLSYGQRDNMLDGTRRDDMVSMTVAVNLPVWRGSKIEPRILESQALRDQAASLYQAQRNEVTARLRQQIAVAEQSLKSIKLYQTTILPQARLTVESALAAYQVGRVDFLTLLDNQMTVFDFETNRITAIANYNKALAEIDWLVGKHVH, from the coding sequence GTGAATCGCGCTGGCATAGTTGCCATTGCATGGGTTGCGACTACGATCACAGCTCATGTACAGGCACAGGGGGAAGCCAGCAAAACCGGATCCCTCGTGTTCACGCACTCGGCTGCTACACATGAGTTCTCAACCGTATCGCAATTGGGCAATACCCCATTATTGCCTGGGTTGATCAGAGAAGCGCTGGAAAACAATCCTGAAATCCAAGCGGCACAACAGGAGCGCATAGCGGCACAACAAAGAATTGCGCCGGCCGAGGCGCTGGATGATCCCATGCTCGAAGCGGGTGTGATTAATGCGCCGCTGGCGTCATCCCCCTTTAACCGTGAAGATATGACGATGAAAATGATCGGTCTGTCTCAGCGCTTGCCTTTTCCTGGCAAACGCGGTTTACGCAAGGAAGTTGCCAGCAAGGATGCACAAGCGATTGAATATGGTTATCAGGAAACAGTTAACCGGGTGATTCATAACCTGAAGACGGCTTATTTTGATCTGGGTCTTACGCGCGAGATATTTCAGTTGGTTGAGAAAAACCGGCAGACACTGGAATATTTCTTGCGCATTGCTGAAGAACGTTATCAAGTAGGGCAAGGCAGCCAGGCGGATGTGCTGAAGGCGCAGACACAGGTTTCAAGAATGCTGGACAGATTGCTGGAGCTGGAACGCGAGCAGCCTGTGTTTGAGGCGGAACTGATGCGCGCATTGGGACGCAGCACTCAAACCGAGGTTCTGGTCCCGGTGTTACTGCACATTCAGGAAACTCCCTTGAGTATGGAGATGCTGCAACAGGAGGCCATGCTACAGCGTCCGCAACTGTTGGCATTGCAAAGTCTGATTGCGCGCAATGAAAAATCCGTTGATTTGGCACGCCGCGCCTCCTATCCGGACTTCGATGTGCGTTTATCGTATGGCCAGCGTGACAACATGCTGGACGGTACTCGGCGCGATGACATGGTCAGTATGACGGTAGCGGTCAATCTGCCGGTATGGCGTGGCAGTAAGATCGAGCCGCGCATCTTGGAATCGCAAGCGCTGCGCGACCAGGCAGCCAGTTTGTATCAGGCACAACGTAACGAGGTGACAGCAAGGCTGCGGCAGCAAATTGCCGTGGCCGAACAAAGCCTGAAATCAATCAAACTTTATCAAACCACCATTCTGCCGCAAGCGCGATTGACGGTTGAATCCGCATTAGCCGCATATCAGGTGGGCCGGGTTGATTTTCTGACTCTACTGGATAATCAAATGACGGTATTTGATTTTGAGACCAATCGCATCACCGCAATCGCCAATTACAACAAGGCGCTGGCGGAGATTGATTGGCTGGTGGGCAAACATGTGCACTGA
- a CDS encoding restriction endonuclease subunit S, with protein MSAETPGIASDKKQNVEAPTSKTLSTTPTITIPPFEKGGLGGIIPKEPEWIHHLDIWTTAETEKKSGRGRSGGNSVSVYGIQKLRELILELAVRGKLVPQNPNDEPAGELLKRIQAEKAKLVVEGKIKKDKPLPPITDEEKPFELPQGWEWVRLGNISSAVQYGYTDSANHQSRDVLLLRITDIQDNTVNWATVPGCNISLSDYESYELKNNDLVIARTGGTIGKSYLVTGLDQKAVFASYLIRIGSLSSISSKYKKVFLGSVLYWKQLAISSMGTGQPNVNGTALKGLIFPLPPLPEQHRIVAKVDELIALCDQLETQHINAAEAHEKLVNHLLGTLTQSQSADDFSANWQRIAAHFESLFTTEASIDALKQTLLQLAVMGKLVPQDPNDEPAIELLKRIQAEKAKLMAEGKIKKSKSPLTPLLPRGETGSVAATSINHTTTSLSNPPLSNSIPNPTPPFEKGGPGGIQQEISKEEKPFELPQGWEWVRLEDLMLEFQNGVSSRGDSDGCRVIVLRLADIKNRQISLEEPRELLISQNMIEKYSLIPGDILIIRVNGSADLVGGFVVCEEHFDGIYCDHFIRMRISQSIFNPKFLVLIGASQLVRNRIKDLFVTTAGQKTVNQGHIGSLIVPILSVNEQHRIVTKVDELMILCNQLKSGITQASQLQKKLADVVVEQAIAS; from the coding sequence ATGAGCGCTGAAACTCCGGGGATTGCTTCTGATAAAAAACAAAACGTTGAAGCACCCACTTCAAAAACACTCTCCACAACACCCACAATCACCATCCCCCCCTTTGAAAAAGGGGGGCTAGGGGGGATTATTCCAAAAGAGCCAGAGTGGATTCACCACCTCGACATCTGGACCACCGCCGAAACAGAAAAGAAATCAGGCCGAGGTCGTAGTGGCGGCAATAGTGTCAGCGTGTACGGCATCCAAAAACTGCGCGAACTGATTCTGGAACTGGCGGTGCGCGGCAAATTGGTACCGCAAAACCCGAATGATGAACCGGCTGGTGAATTGTTGAAGCGGATACAGGCGGAGAAAGCCAAGTTGGTGGTTGAGGGAAAGATCAAGAAGGACAAACCATTGCCGCCGATAACGGACGAGGAAAAGCCGTTTGAATTGCCGCAAGGGTGGGAGTGGGTGAGGCTTGGTAATATTTCGAGTGCCGTTCAATATGGTTATACCGATTCAGCAAATCACCAGTCAAGAGATGTGCTTCTTTTACGCATAACAGATATTCAAGATAATACTGTTAACTGGGCTACCGTACCAGGGTGCAATATCTCGTTGTCTGATTACGAAAGTTATGAACTTAAAAATAACGATTTAGTAATTGCAAGGACTGGTGGAACAATTGGTAAATCATATTTGGTAACTGGGCTTGATCAAAAAGCTGTGTTTGCATCCTATCTCATTAGAATAGGTAGTTTGTCTTCAATATCTTCCAAGTATAAAAAGGTGTTTTTAGGTTCGGTATTGTATTGGAAGCAGCTCGCAATAAGTTCTATGGGCACTGGCCAACCAAATGTGAATGGAACAGCTTTGAAGGGCTTAATTTTTCCACTCCCGCCCCTTCCCGAACAACACCGCATCGTCGCCAAAGTCGATGAACTGATAGCGCTGTGCGATCAACTGGAAACGCAACACATCAATGCCGCCGAAGCTCACGAAAAACTGGTGAACCACCTGCTCGGCACACTGACCCAATCGCAAAGCGCGGATGACTTCAGCGCCAATTGGCAGCGCATCGCTGCGCATTTTGAGTCGTTGTTTACCACCGAAGCCAGTATCGACGCACTCAAACAAACACTGTTGCAACTGGCAGTGATGGGCAAACTCGTGCCGCAAGACCCGAACGATGAACCGGCCATTGAATTGTTGAAGCGCATACAGGCGGAAAAAGCCAAGTTGATGGCTGAGGGGAAGATCAAGAAAAGCAAATCCCCCCTAACCCCCCTTTTACCAAGGGGGGAAACAGGTTCAGTTGCAGCAACATCAATCAATCACACTACGACTTCCCTTTCTAACCCCCCTCTTTCTAATTCCATCCCTAATCCTACCCCCCCCTTTGAAAAAGGGGGGCCGGGGGGGATTCAACAGGAAATTTCCAAGGAGGAAAAGCCGTTTGAATTGCCGCAGGGGTGGGAATGGGTAAGGCTGGAAGATTTAATGCTGGAATTTCAGAATGGAGTTTCAAGTCGTGGCGATTCTGATGGGTGCAGAGTAATCGTATTGCGTTTAGCTGATATTAAGAATCGGCAAATTTCACTCGAAGAACCCCGAGAGCTTTTGATATCACAAAACATGATTGAAAAATATAGTTTAATTCCAGGTGATATTTTAATTATCCGCGTGAATGGAAGCGCTGATCTGGTTGGCGGGTTTGTTGTTTGTGAAGAACACTTTGATGGTATTTATTGTGATCACTTTATTCGCATGAGAATCTCACAAAGTATCTTTAATCCTAAGTTTCTTGTATTAATTGGTGCTTCACAATTGGTTCGCAATCGAATCAAAGACTTATTCGTTACGACAGCGGGGCAAAAGACAGTTAATCAAGGCCATATTGGTTCGTTAATAGTCCCAATTCTGAGTGTTAACGAACAACACCGCATCGTAACCAAAGTCGACGAACTGATGATCCTTTGCAATCAACTCAAATCCGGCATCACGCAAGCCAGCCAATTGCAGAAAAAGCTGGCGGATGTGGTGGTTGAGCAGGCGATAGCTTCCTGA
- a CDS encoding efflux RND transporter permease subunit, producing MLKHVIEWSIRNVFLVLLSTVFIVGWGIYALWRMPVDAIPDLSDVQVIIYTEYPGQAPQVVEDQVTYPLTTAMLAVPRAKVVRGQSAFGVSFIYVIFEDGTDIYWARSRVLEYLSFAANQLPQDVRPALGPDATGVGWIYQYVVTAKDRTLDELRTIQDWFLRYQLTTTHGISEIASVGGFVKTYQVTVDPRRLQAYDIPLKRITEVIAASNRDVGGRVIELAETEYMVRGRGYLKSISDLENLVVRAHIGMPVLLRDIARVELVPGERRGIIELNGEGEAVSGIAVARYGENALDVIHNLEAKIDQIKSGLSQDVSVESVYNRSELIHRAIATLREVFIEQIIIVALVCAVFLMHVRSALVAIIMLPIGVLIAFIAMAQLGINSNIMSLAGIALAIAEMTDAAIVMVENAHKHLARLKPGESRTDAVIAACQEVGPSLFFSLLIITVSFLPVFALEAQEGRMFQPLAYTKTFAMAGAAILSITLVPVLILLLIRGRIPREQDNPLGRLMIRCYQPIVAGVMQWKKSILMIALGVLAVTLYPAMRLGTEFMPTLNEGTLLYMPVTLPGISVTKAAETMQTQNKIIMSFPEVASVFGKAGRADTATDPAPLEMTETIINLKPEHEWRPGMTIDTLIAELDQALQIPGIANAWTMPIKNRIDMLATGIRTPVGIKVFGNNLTEIETIARQIEAVVKTVPGTTSAYAERITGGYYLDIEPDRLALARYGLAVGDLLEVISVALGGEVITTTVEGRERFDVAIRYPRELRSDPQAIATQVLVPALGGTMIPLGQLAQVKLMQGPPSIRTENALLSAYIFIDMRDRDIGGYIADAQQAVQAQVQFPPGYYATWSGQFEYMQRATEKLKIVIPLTVLMVFLLVYLNFGRLTETLIVMLSIPFSVVGGIWLMYWLDYNLSIAAVVGFIGLIGIAAESGMVMLTFIDQSLATIARQRKAMAEQVSLTDLYDAVVQGAVYRIRPVMMTIAGSVIGLLPVMLSTGTGSEIMRRIAAPMVGGMVSATILTLIIFPAVYAWVKEIPLRREAKARISV from the coding sequence ATGCTCAAACATGTGATTGAATGGTCGATCCGCAATGTTTTCCTGGTATTGCTGAGCACCGTATTTATCGTCGGCTGGGGTATTTACGCGCTATGGAGGATGCCGGTTGATGCGATTCCCGATTTGTCCGATGTGCAAGTCATCATTTATACCGAATATCCCGGCCAGGCGCCGCAAGTGGTCGAAGATCAGGTCACCTACCCGCTCACCACCGCCATGCTGGCGGTGCCGCGGGCAAAAGTGGTGCGCGGCCAATCGGCGTTCGGGGTTTCGTTCATTTATGTCATTTTTGAAGATGGCACTGATATTTACTGGGCGCGGTCGCGCGTACTGGAGTACTTGAGTTTTGCGGCCAATCAACTGCCGCAGGATGTGCGGCCTGCGCTGGGCCCGGATGCTACCGGCGTCGGCTGGATTTATCAGTATGTCGTAACCGCCAAAGACCGCACCCTCGATGAATTGCGCACCATTCAGGACTGGTTCCTGCGCTATCAACTTACCACCACGCACGGCATATCCGAAATTGCCAGTGTGGGCGGCTTCGTCAAAACCTATCAGGTCACTGTTGACCCGCGCCGCCTGCAAGCGTATGACATTCCATTGAAACGCATCACCGAAGTGATCGCCGCCAGCAATCGCGATGTCGGCGGGCGTGTGATCGAACTGGCGGAAACCGAGTATATGGTGCGTGGCCGGGGTTATCTGAAAAGCATCAGCGATCTGGAGAATCTGGTGGTGCGAGCGCATATCGGCATGCCCGTGTTGCTGCGGGATATTGCCCGCGTGGAACTGGTGCCCGGCGAACGTCGTGGGATTATCGAGCTGAACGGCGAGGGGGAGGCGGTTTCCGGCATTGCGGTGGCGCGCTATGGCGAGAATGCGCTGGATGTCATCCATAATCTCGAAGCAAAAATTGACCAGATCAAATCCGGGCTGTCACAGGATGTTTCGGTCGAGTCGGTGTATAACCGTTCCGAGCTGATTCACCGCGCCATTGCGACGCTGAGAGAAGTGTTCATCGAGCAGATCATCATCGTGGCATTGGTTTGCGCGGTATTTCTGATGCACGTGCGCAGCGCGCTGGTGGCGATCATCATGCTGCCGATCGGCGTGCTGATCGCCTTCATCGCCATGGCGCAGCTCGGCATTAACTCCAACATCATGAGCCTGGCCGGTATTGCATTGGCGATTGCGGAAATGACTGATGCCGCCATTGTCATGGTGGAAAATGCGCATAAGCATCTGGCGCGGCTTAAACCGGGAGAATCGCGCACGGATGCGGTAATTGCCGCATGCCAGGAAGTCGGGCCGTCGCTGTTTTTCAGTCTGCTGATCATCACGGTATCGTTTCTGCCGGTATTCGCGCTGGAAGCACAGGAAGGACGCATGTTCCAGCCGCTTGCGTATACCAAAACCTTTGCCATGGCCGGTGCGGCCATCCTGTCGATTACGCTGGTTCCGGTATTGATTCTTTTGTTGATCCGCGGCCGCATTCCGCGCGAGCAAGATAATCCGCTAGGCCGCCTGATGATTCGCTGCTATCAACCGATAGTCGCGGGCGTGATGCAGTGGAAAAAATCCATCCTGATGATTGCGTTGGGCGTGCTGGCTGTGACGCTTTATCCGGCCATGCGGCTGGGCACCGAATTCATGCCGACATTAAACGAAGGCACACTGCTGTATATGCCCGTCACGTTGCCGGGCATTTCGGTGACCAAGGCGGCGGAAACCATGCAGACACAAAACAAAATCATCATGAGCTTTCCGGAAGTGGCCTCGGTGTTCGGCAAAGCGGGACGCGCCGATACCGCCACCGATCCGGCGCCGCTGGAAATGACTGAGACCATCATCAATCTGAAGCCGGAGCATGAATGGCGCCCCGGCATGACCATCGATACGTTGATTGCCGAACTCGATCAGGCGTTGCAAATTCCCGGTATCGCGAACGCCTGGACCATGCCGATCAAGAACCGCATCGACATGCTTGCCACCGGTATCCGCACGCCGGTCGGCATCAAGGTGTTCGGCAACAATCTGACCGAGATCGAAACCATCGCCCGGCAAATCGAGGCAGTGGTAAAAACCGTACCCGGCACCACCAGCGCGTATGCTGAGCGCATCACCGGCGGCTATTATCTGGATATAGAGCCGGATCGGCTGGCATTGGCACGCTATGGCCTGGCAGTGGGTGATCTGCTCGAAGTCATTTCGGTGGCGTTGGGCGGGGAAGTGATCACTACCACAGTGGAAGGCCGCGAGCGTTTTGATGTGGCTATCCGCTATCCGCGCGAACTGCGCAGCGACCCGCAGGCCATCGCCACGCAAGTGCTGGTGCCTGCGCTGGGCGGCACCATGATTCCACTGGGTCAATTAGCGCAAGTCAAGCTGATGCAAGGGCCGCCGAGTATCCGTACCGAAAATGCCCTACTGTCGGCCTATATCTTCATCGACATGCGCGACCGCGACATCGGCGGTTACATCGCCGACGCGCAGCAAGCCGTGCAAGCGCAGGTGCAATTCCCGCCCGGATACTATGCAACCTGGAGCGGACAATTCGAGTACATGCAACGCGCTACCGAAAAACTGAAAATCGTGATTCCGTTGACTGTTTTGATGGTGTTCCTGCTGGTGTACCTGAATTTCGGCCGCCTGACCGAAACGCTGATCGTGATGCTGTCGATACCATTTTCTGTGGTCGGCGGCATTTGGTTGATGTACTGGCTTGATTACAACCTGAGCATTGCCGCGGTGGTCGGATTCATCGGCCTGATCGGCATCGCCGCAGAATCCGGTATGGTGATGCTGACCTTCATCGATCAATCGCTCGCCACCATCGCCCGGCAACGTAAAGCGATGGCCGAGCAGGTCAGCTTAACCGATTTGTACGACGCCGTGGTGCAAGGCGCGGTTTACCGTATCCGCCCGGTGATGATGACCATCGCCGGCAGCGTCATCGGCCTGCTGCCGGTCATGCTCAGCACCGGTACCGGCTCCGAAATCATGCGCCGCATCGCCGCCCCGATGGTCGGCGGCATGGTTTCCGCGACGATTCTGACACTGATTATTTTTCCGGCAGTGTATGCTTGGGTGAAGGAGATTCCGCTGCGGCGTGAGGCGAAAGCGAGAATATCAGTGTAG